One Oceanicoccus sagamiensis genomic region harbors:
- a CDS encoding F0F1 ATP synthase subunit epsilon, protein MAMTVHCDIVSAEEEIYSGLVEMLVATGALGDLGIGYGHAPLLTSLEPGPIRIKKQDGEEEVYYVSGGFLEVQPGTVSVLADTAVRAGDIDEASALEAQKEAEQALANQSGDFDYGKASAQLAAATAQLRTLQAIRKKMG, encoded by the coding sequence ATGGCTATGACAGTACATTGCGACATTGTTAGTGCAGAGGAAGAAATTTACTCTGGGCTGGTAGAAATGCTCGTGGCGACAGGTGCATTAGGGGATTTAGGTATTGGCTATGGCCACGCCCCTCTGCTGACATCTTTGGAGCCAGGTCCCATTCGCATTAAAAAACAAGATGGCGAAGAAGAAGTTTACTACGTCTCTGGTGGTTTCCTGGAAGTTCAGCCCGGTACCGTTAGCGTATTAGCCGATACGGCTGTTCGCGCTGGTGATATCGACGAAGCTTCAGCGCTGGAAGCCCAGAAAGAAGCTGAACAGGCTCTGGCCAATCAGTCCGGTGACTTCGACTACGGCAAGGCAAGCGCTCAGCTGGCTGCTGCCACCGCACAACTTAGAACTTTGCAGGCCATCCGTAAAAAGATGGGCTAA
- a CDS encoding VOC family protein: MSITKIHHINFLVKDLDQGIEQYKKLLGTRDFIVDALPGRGVKTARTRVGESWLVLIQPVDMSGIPGQHLEQHGEGFFLISYGVDDLATAAEQVIANGSEMTSAESRKGLENWQVWDITMEDTFGAQIQLCEERD, translated from the coding sequence ATGTCTATCACTAAAATCCACCATATCAACTTTCTGGTCAAAGACCTTGATCAGGGCATTGAGCAATACAAAAAGTTATTGGGTACCCGTGATTTTATTGTGGATGCATTGCCGGGCCGCGGGGTAAAAACCGCAAGAACCCGAGTCGGTGAATCCTGGTTGGTACTAATTCAACCGGTTGATATGTCTGGTATCCCCGGCCAGCATCTAGAGCAGCATGGCGAGGGCTTTTTCCTGATTTCCTACGGTGTCGATGATTTGGCAACGGCCGCAGAGCAGGTGATCGCCAATGGCAGTGAAATGACCAGTGCCGAATCCCGCAAAGGTCTTGAAAACTGGCAGGTTTGGGATATTACGATGGAAGATACCTTCGGTGCCCAAATTCAGTTATGTGAAGAGCGGGACTAA
- the atpG gene encoding F0F1 ATP synthase subunit gamma: MASGKEIRTQISSIQSTQKITSAMEMVAASKMRKAQDRMEVGKPYAQRIRSVVGHIANANPEYKHMYMLEREVKRVGFIIVSTDRGLCGGLNINLFKAGIKTMQSYADQDIEIDVCTVGAKAAGFFNSYGGNVVAAVRDLGEDPAIADLIGSVKVMLDAYSEGKIDKLYLVGNEFVNTMTQNPTVQQLLPLQAEDDETLKHHWDYLYEPDAEELLEGLLTRYVESQVYQAVVENGACEQASRMLAMKNATDNAGDLIDDLQLVYNKARQAAITQELSEIVSGAAAISS, from the coding sequence ATGGCAAGCGGAAAAGAAATACGTACTCAAATATCGAGTATCCAAAGTACGCAGAAAATTACCAGCGCAATGGAAATGGTTGCCGCTAGTAAAATGCGTAAAGCGCAGGACCGTATGGAAGTCGGTAAACCTTATGCGCAGCGGATTCGTTCGGTAGTTGGTCATATTGCTAACGCAAATCCAGAGTACAAACATATGTACATGCTGGAAAGAGAAGTAAAACGCGTAGGTTTTATTATTGTATCGACTGACCGTGGTTTATGTGGCGGCTTAAACATTAACTTGTTTAAAGCTGGCATCAAAACCATGCAGTCTTACGCAGATCAGGATATCGAGATTGATGTCTGTACTGTGGGTGCAAAAGCTGCGGGCTTCTTCAACAGTTACGGCGGCAATGTAGTAGCTGCAGTGCGTGACCTGGGTGAAGATCCTGCGATTGCCGATTTAATCGGTAGCGTAAAAGTTATGCTCGACGCTTATAGCGAAGGCAAGATCGATAAATTGTATCTGGTAGGCAACGAGTTTGTTAACACCATGACGCAAAACCCTACAGTGCAACAGTTGTTGCCACTGCAGGCAGAAGATGACGAGACCTTGAAGCATCATTGGGATTATTTGTATGAGCCCGATGCTGAAGAATTGTTAGAAGGCTTACTGACTCGTTATGTTGAATCGCAGGTTTATCAGGCTGTTGTAGAAAACGGCGCCTGTGAACAAGCATCGCGGATGTTAGCGATGAAAAATGCGACCGATAACGCGGGCGACCTGATTGACGACTTACAGTTGGTTTACAACAAAGCACGTCAGGCAGCGATTACCCAAGAGCTTTCTGAAATTGTTAGTGGTGCAGCCGCAATTAGCAGCTAA
- a CDS encoding VPLPA-CTERM sorting domain-containing protein, translated as MKAYILGSAITLIASNTWAALYDLEGSGQFDAVNDLQDSTYEFSLQNAVIETNGVFEYRQSKTMITQVGTIYVVSDFVLDTINKTSTEVIVSCGDADGGWVGEHVCHPALEQIANQDQIITDISDTLASDGRGGFTWIKAGDIDTHYGPGYDYAEFHLIQISEVPVPAAAWLFGSALLGLAGFKRKHSYC; from the coding sequence ATGAAGGCTTATATTTTAGGTTCCGCTATCACGTTGATTGCAAGCAATACCTGGGCAGCACTCTATGATCTTGAAGGCTCAGGTCAATTTGATGCGGTGAATGATTTGCAGGACTCCACTTATGAATTCAGTTTGCAAAACGCTGTGATAGAAACAAACGGTGTATTTGAATACCGCCAATCAAAAACGATGATCACGCAAGTGGGGACCATCTATGTGGTCAGTGACTTTGTTCTTGATACTATCAACAAAACCAGCACCGAGGTGATCGTTAGCTGTGGCGATGCCGACGGCGGCTGGGTTGGCGAGCATGTTTGTCACCCTGCCTTGGAGCAAATTGCTAATCAAGATCAAATAATTACAGACATCAGTGATACATTAGCGTCAGATGGCCGCGGCGGTTTTACCTGGATTAAAGCCGGTGATATTGATACCCACTATGGCCCGGGCTATGACTATGCAGAGTTTCATTTAATTCAGATATCTGAAGTGCCAGTGCCTGCGGCCGCATGGCTATTTGGTTCAGCGCTGCTGGGTTTAGCGGGTTTTAAGCGAAAGCACAGCTATTGCTGA
- the glmU gene encoding bifunctional UDP-N-acetylglucosamine diphosphorylase/glucosamine-1-phosphate N-acetyltransferase GlmU, with protein MTTEVVILAAGKGTRMRSKLPKVLHPVAGKPMVGHVIDTAKKIQADAIHVVIGHGAEQVQQCFAESDLHWAIQSEQLGTGHAVAQAMPAVKADSIVLIAYGDVPLVAAETLAALVAAANETTLSLLTVHLDNPTGYGRIVREAGAITAIVEQKDASEEQLGINEVNTGILAVSAEKLNQWLPTLSSNNAQGEYYLTDIIAMAVNDGMTVTAQHPQSAMEVEGANNRAQVAGLERFYQQQQAQRLMTEGATLADPARIDIRGELSIGQDIFIDINCVFVGDVSIADDVIIGPNCVIENSTVGKGTVIKANSILENATVAEQCDIGPFARLRPGSVLSNKAKVGNFVETKKANIGEGSKVNHLTYIGDSNIGKGVNVGAGTITCNYDGVNKSTTNIGDGAFIGSNSSLVAPVNIGSNATVGAGSTISNDVADEQLSVARGKQKNLDGWKRPTKKS; from the coding sequence GTGACAACCGAAGTTGTAATCCTGGCTGCGGGCAAAGGCACCCGTATGCGCTCTAAGCTACCTAAGGTTTTGCATCCAGTTGCAGGCAAGCCTATGGTTGGTCATGTAATTGATACTGCAAAGAAAATCCAGGCTGACGCCATCCATGTGGTGATAGGCCATGGTGCAGAACAGGTACAGCAATGCTTTGCCGAAAGTGACCTGCACTGGGCTATCCAGAGTGAACAACTAGGCACAGGCCATGCAGTAGCCCAGGCCATGCCCGCCGTTAAAGCAGATAGCATTGTCCTTATTGCCTATGGTGATGTGCCTTTGGTCGCTGCAGAAACATTAGCAGCCCTGGTTGCAGCGGCTAATGAGACGACTTTATCTCTATTAACCGTCCACCTCGATAATCCGACCGGTTATGGCCGTATTGTAAGAGAGGCGGGTGCCATCACGGCTATTGTTGAGCAAAAGGATGCCAGCGAAGAGCAGTTAGGCATTAACGAAGTTAATACTGGCATACTGGCAGTATCAGCAGAAAAACTTAATCAATGGTTGCCCACACTGTCATCAAATAATGCACAGGGTGAGTATTACCTAACCGATATCATCGCTATGGCAGTTAATGATGGTATGACCGTCACTGCCCAACACCCTCAATCGGCGATGGAAGTAGAGGGTGCGAATAATCGTGCACAGGTTGCTGGTTTGGAACGTTTTTACCAGCAGCAACAAGCTCAGCGTTTAATGACCGAAGGGGCGACTCTGGCGGACCCTGCTCGTATTGATATTCGAGGCGAATTATCCATTGGCCAGGATATCTTTATTGATATTAACTGTGTCTTTGTTGGCGACGTGAGTATTGCTGACGATGTTATTATTGGCCCTAATTGCGTTATTGAAAATTCTACTGTTGGTAAAGGTACTGTTATTAAAGCCAATAGTATTTTAGAAAATGCCACCGTTGCAGAACAATGTGATATCGGACCCTTTGCCAGATTGCGCCCAGGCTCTGTTTTATCCAACAAAGCCAAAGTCGGCAATTTTGTAGAAACCAAAAAAGCCAATATTGGTGAAGGCAGCAAAGTTAATCATCTGACTTATATTGGCGATAGTAATATCGGCAAAGGGGTTAATGTCGGTGCAGGTACCATTACATGCAATTACGATGGTGTTAATAAATCGACCACCAATATCGGTGACGGAGCTTTTATCGGCTCCAATAGCTCACTGGTAGCGCCAGTCAATATAGGCAGTAATGCTACCGTTGGTGCTGGCTCTACTATTAGCAATGATGTTGCTGATGAGCAGTTAAGCGTGGCCCGTGGCAAACAAAAAAATCTCGATGGCTGGAAACGACCCACTAAAAAATCTTGA
- the glmS gene encoding glutamine--fructose-6-phosphate transaminase (isomerizing) yields MCGIVGAAARREVSAILVEGLKRLEYRGYDSAGVAIIDGDGNIGCHKKLGKVAVLDEAVLQQPLAGATGIAHTRWATHGQPSEANAHPHVSADQIALVHNGIIENHEELRESLTAQGYTFNSQTDTETIVHLIHSKITTGLNLLDAVNAAVKELEGAFGLAVINRDEPETIICARSGSPLVLGLGIGENFLASDQLALRQVTDRFIYLEEGDFAEITPDSYRIWDKDGAEVEREKLHLTDRAESASKGKYRHYMLKEIYEQPDVIRNTLQGRIGKDQILEQAFGTEAKAILDKTKAVQIVACGTSYHSGMVAQYWIEGIAGIPCRVEVASEFRYRKFVVQEDTLLVTISQSGETADSLAALRLAKTLGYASTMTICNVAQSSLVRESDLALMTEAGPEIGVASTKAFTTQLVALMLLTVALGRRRGLNKESEAEIVQALHGLPTLLEETLTLDKPIHKMSEAFAEKHNALFLGRGAQWPIAMEGALKLKEISYIHAESYAAGELKHGPLALVDAEMPIVAVAPNDELLEKLKSNLEEVQARGGELFVFADKASGFSSGEGVHVISVPHVADVIAPIIYTIPLQLLSYHVAVLKGTDVDQPRNLAKSVTVE; encoded by the coding sequence ATGTGTGGAATTGTAGGCGCGGCGGCGCGAAGAGAAGTTTCAGCAATATTGGTAGAAGGATTAAAGCGCCTTGAATACAGAGGTTATGATTCAGCGGGTGTCGCTATTATTGACGGTGATGGAAACATTGGTTGTCATAAAAAGCTGGGTAAGGTTGCTGTTTTAGACGAAGCGGTTTTACAACAACCGCTGGCTGGTGCGACAGGTATCGCGCATACGCGGTGGGCAACCCACGGCCAACCCTCTGAAGCCAATGCGCATCCACATGTATCTGCTGATCAAATAGCGCTGGTTCATAACGGCATTATCGAAAACCATGAAGAGCTTCGTGAGTCACTAACCGCGCAGGGTTATACCTTTAACTCACAAACCGATACAGAAACCATTGTTCACCTGATTCATTCGAAAATAACAACCGGTCTTAATTTATTAGATGCGGTGAATGCGGCGGTTAAAGAATTAGAAGGTGCTTTTGGTCTGGCAGTTATTAATAGAGATGAACCGGAAACCATTATCTGTGCTCGCAGCGGCAGCCCATTGGTTTTAGGCTTAGGTATAGGGGAAAACTTCTTAGCCTCTGATCAACTGGCCCTGCGTCAGGTTACCGATCGTTTTATTTATCTCGAAGAGGGCGACTTCGCTGAAATTACACCCGATAGTTATAGAATTTGGGACAAAGACGGCGCAGAAGTTGAACGTGAAAAACTACACCTAACCGATCGGGCTGAGTCGGCCAGTAAAGGTAAGTACCGTCACTATATGCTCAAAGAAATTTATGAGCAGCCTGACGTCATTAGAAATACCTTGCAGGGTCGCATTGGTAAAGACCAAATTTTAGAACAGGCTTTTGGTACTGAGGCCAAAGCGATATTGGATAAAACCAAGGCGGTACAAATTGTTGCCTGTGGTACCAGCTATCATTCCGGTATGGTGGCACAGTATTGGATAGAAGGCATTGCTGGTATTCCTTGCCGTGTTGAAGTGGCCAGTGAATTCCGCTATCGAAAATTTGTGGTTCAAGAAGATACGCTGCTTGTTACCATTTCTCAATCTGGCGAAACCGCAGATTCTTTAGCGGCTTTACGTTTGGCAAAAACCCTGGGTTATGCCTCCACCATGACCATCTGTAATGTGGCGCAGAGCTCCTTAGTCCGTGAGTCGGATTTAGCCCTGATGACAGAAGCCGGCCCGGAAATCGGCGTAGCTTCAACCAAGGCTTTTACCACCCAGCTAGTCGCTTTAATGTTGCTAACGGTTGCGCTGGGGCGTCGCCGAGGCTTAAATAAAGAGTCTGAAGCTGAGATTGTTCAGGCGCTACATGGCCTACCCACATTGCTCGAAGAAACCCTGACCCTGGATAAGCCTATCCATAAAATGTCAGAAGCTTTTGCCGAAAAACATAATGCCTTATTTTTAGGTCGCGGCGCACAATGGCCTATCGCGATGGAAGGGGCTTTAAAGCTTAAAGAAATCTCTTATATCCACGCCGAAAGCTATGCCGCGGGTGAATTAAAGCACGGTCCATTGGCTTTAGTTGATGCCGAAATGCCGATTGTTGCGGTTGCCCCCAATGATGAATTATTGGAAAAACTAAAATCCAATCTGGAAGAAGTACAGGCCAGAGGCGGTGAATTATTTGTTTTTGCTGATAAGGCTTCAGGGTTTAGCAGTGGTGAAGGTGTGCATGTCATCAGTGTGCCCCATGTTGCCGATGTTATCGCACCGATTATCTATACCATCCCGTTACAGCTATTGTCTTATCATGTTGCCGTATTAAAAGGCACCGATGTTGACCAGCCAAGAAATCTCGCGAAATCAGTGACTGTAGAATAA
- a CDS encoding TonB-dependent receptor, protein MFRKSVLASTIGAINIALLSGAVPSIALAQQATVEEVVVTARKREENLQDVPIAITAFTEKTIDRAGIERPQDFIALTPNVTIVDSANAGDTQVTIRGITSTRDAEGTFAYVVDGVLVTNPNGFNGELFDIQQIEVLKGPQGALYGRNAVSGAIIVTTKKPGEEFEGSITGGVGSNELQKVRLTASGPIADGLKGSFAFSNREDDGDNSNSFTGKDGSVDFLEEQNFRGRLIWDVSDRLTLDATASYRDVESGAINFNAVFALPDAAVNFGDPALYKDVNDHEFDFRFNVPGQNEQETTTFSLKADYEMDEAIVTAVFAYDDMEEFLISDGTSAAFGLYSFDFGAGALPPAPTKEAQAACSSSYQQLLTDGAYAPGANAPFFAFPGSVPGEAVDLGIAPFYGLNALLPPYTQSTCDGYQYQQRDQESTSLELRIASKDTDKLSWMGGIYLAQIEREVAVSYGADLGDGFFAEKPFVENRTDLLFWDEFETDVYAIFGSIDYEINAEHSVSLAARYDEEEREVSNNVPNVASAQAFGGGGPINPAYALTSTIEDRDEEFSQFQPKVSWNWGFSEEASMYASYGVGFRSGGFNNLGSSALVESAYANIPTRPANLNDDYEKEVSKSFELGVKSEFMDKRLRVNAAVFHTEVEDSQFFNFLAGGFGILRVVTNIDEVTLQGAEVDFQYLATQNISFYGALGLTDSEIDKNTNRPYTEGNEMPLTPDMTGNLGIQWVSEVAQEIDFVARLDWQYVGETWFSTVQDDTTLNAFTDVSATYQTVGAVFGDVTQTPPGPGIPADGIIGFGTSKYDKGQRDAYDLLNLRLSLEGPSWTLTAWGDNILDEDYLEEIIPAPEFGGYFIHPAKGESYGLDFTYRF, encoded by the coding sequence ATGTTCAGAAAGTCCGTGTTGGCCTCAACTATAGGGGCGATCAATATTGCCTTGTTATCAGGGGCTGTGCCCTCGATAGCTCTGGCTCAACAAGCCACCGTCGAAGAAGTCGTCGTTACCGCACGTAAGCGGGAAGAAAATTTACAGGATGTGCCCATTGCAATCACGGCATTTACTGAAAAAACTATAGACCGGGCAGGTATTGAGCGTCCGCAGGACTTTATTGCCCTAACCCCCAACGTCACCATCGTTGATTCCGCCAATGCCGGTGATACTCAGGTGACTATCCGTGGTATTACCTCAACCCGTGACGCCGAAGGCACTTTTGCCTATGTGGTCGATGGTGTGCTGGTGACCAACCCCAATGGTTTTAACGGTGAGTTATTTGATATCCAACAGATTGAAGTACTCAAAGGCCCACAGGGTGCTTTATATGGCCGTAACGCGGTTTCGGGTGCCATTATTGTTACCACCAAAAAGCCGGGTGAAGAATTTGAAGGGTCTATTACCGGCGGTGTTGGCTCCAATGAATTACAAAAAGTCCGTTTAACCGCCAGTGGCCCTATTGCCGATGGCTTAAAAGGTAGCTTCGCTTTTAGTAACCGTGAAGATGACGGCGATAATAGCAACTCCTTTACCGGTAAAGACGGTTCGGTGGATTTCCTGGAAGAACAAAACTTCCGTGGCCGCTTAATTTGGGATGTTAGCGATCGCCTAACCCTGGATGCTACCGCCAGCTATCGCGATGTAGAGTCCGGTGCGATTAACTTTAACGCGGTCTTTGCATTGCCAGATGCTGCGGTTAATTTTGGTGATCCTGCCCTGTATAAAGATGTGAACGATCACGAATTTGATTTTCGCTTTAATGTCCCAGGACAAAACGAGCAGGAAACAACGACCTTTTCGTTAAAAGCGGATTACGAAATGGATGAAGCCATCGTCACGGCAGTATTTGCCTATGATGATATGGAAGAGTTTTTAATCTCTGACGGCACCAGCGCCGCTTTCGGCTTATATTCCTTTGATTTTGGTGCCGGCGCATTACCACCTGCACCCACCAAAGAAGCGCAGGCAGCTTGTTCTTCCAGCTACCAGCAGCTGTTGACTGATGGCGCCTATGCCCCCGGTGCCAATGCGCCGTTCTTCGCCTTTCCCGGTAGTGTGCCAGGTGAAGCGGTTGATTTGGGTATCGCCCCTTTCTATGGCCTAAATGCTTTATTACCTCCCTATACACAATCAACCTGTGATGGTTATCAATACCAGCAGCGCGATCAGGAAAGCACCAGCCTGGAATTACGTATCGCTTCCAAAGATACCGACAAGCTTAGCTGGATGGGCGGTATCTATCTTGCCCAAATTGAACGTGAAGTTGCGGTTTCTTACGGCGCCGATTTAGGCGATGGCTTTTTTGCTGAAAAACCCTTTGTAGAAAACCGTACCGACCTGTTGTTCTGGGACGAATTTGAAACTGATGTTTACGCTATCTTCGGTAGTATCGATTATGAGATTAATGCTGAACACAGTGTTTCTTTAGCTGCACGTTATGATGAAGAAGAGCGTGAAGTTTCTAACAATGTGCCTAATGTGGCCTCGGCCCAGGCCTTTGGCGGCGGCGGACCGATTAACCCCGCTTATGCACTGACCAGCACCATTGAAGACCGTGATGAAGAGTTTTCACAGTTCCAGCCCAAAGTATCCTGGAACTGGGGCTTTAGTGAAGAAGCGTCTATGTATGCCAGTTACGGTGTCGGTTTCCGCAGCGGTGGCTTTAATAACCTGGGTAGCTCCGCATTGGTAGAGTCAGCTTATGCCAATATCCCCACCCGCCCGGCAAACCTGAACGACGACTACGAGAAAGAAGTTTCCAAGTCTTTTGAGTTAGGTGTTAAATCCGAATTTATGGACAAGCGCTTGCGGGTTAATGCTGCAGTGTTCCACACCGAAGTAGAAGACAGCCAGTTCTTTAACTTCCTCGCCGGTGGCTTTGGTATTTTACGTGTTGTGACCAATATTGATGAAGTCACCTTGCAAGGTGCAGAAGTAGACTTCCAGTATTTGGCCACGCAAAATATTTCGTTCTACGGTGCCTTGGGTTTAACCGACAGCGAGATCGATAAAAATACCAACCGCCCCTATACCGAAGGCAATGAAATGCCTTTGACCCCTGATATGACCGGTAACCTGGGCATACAGTGGGTTAGTGAAGTGGCGCAGGAAATCGATTTTGTGGCCCGTCTTGACTGGCAGTATGTCGGTGAAACCTGGTTCAGTACGGTGCAGGATGACACCACGCTAAATGCTTTTACCGATGTATCAGCCACCTATCAAACGGTTGGTGCTGTGTTTGGTGATGTGACACAGACACCACCGGGCCCAGGTATTCCTGCGGACGGTATTATCGGCTTTGGTACCAGTAAGTACGATAAAGGCCAGCGGGACGCTTACGATTTATTAAATCTGCGTCTAAGCCTTGAAGGTCCCTCATGGACACTGACAGCCTGGGGTGACAATATTCTGGACGAAGATTATCTGGAAGAAATTATTCCAGCGCCTGAGTTTGGTGGTTACTTTATTCACCCAGCTAAAGGTGAGTCCTATGGTTTAGATTTTACCTACCGCTTCTAA
- the atpD gene encoding F0F1 ATP synthase subunit beta: protein MSSGQIVQIIGAVIDVEFPRDAVPQVYDALTVTEKGLTLEVQQQLGDGVVRAIAMGSSEGVSRGLAVANTGAPVSVPVGTETLGRIMDVLGNPIDECGPIGEKERASIHRKAPAYDELAASEELLETGIKVIDLVCPFAKGGKVGLFGGAGVGKTVNMMELINNIATEHSGLSVFAGVGERTREGNDFYYEMQEAGVVNVEEFSKSKVAMVYGQMNEPPGNRLRVALTGLTMAEKFRDEGKDVLLFVDNIYRYTLAGTEVSALLGRMPSAVGYQPTLAQEMGELQERITSTKTGSITSIQAVYVPADDLTDPSPATTFAHLDSTVVLSRDIAAKGIYPAVDPLDSTSRQLDPLIIGQEHYEVARGVQSVLQRYKELKDIIAILGMDELSEEDKQTVNRARKIERFLSQPFHVAEVFTGSPGKYVSLKDTISSFKGLLSGEYDHIPEQAFYMCGGIDEVLEKAKSM from the coding sequence ATGAGTAGCGGACAAATCGTTCAGATCATTGGCGCGGTAATCGACGTGGAATTCCCACGCGACGCAGTCCCCCAGGTTTATGACGCACTAACAGTCACCGAAAAAGGTTTGACGTTGGAAGTACAACAGCAATTGGGCGACGGTGTCGTTCGCGCAATCGCGATGGGTTCTTCTGAAGGTGTTAGCCGTGGTTTGGCAGTAGCCAACACAGGCGCTCCAGTTTCTGTACCGGTGGGTACTGAAACACTGGGTCGTATCATGGACGTACTAGGCAACCCAATTGATGAGTGTGGCCCAATCGGTGAAAAAGAGCGCGCCTCTATCCACCGTAAAGCGCCTGCTTATGATGAATTGGCAGCCTCTGAAGAATTGCTGGAAACCGGTATCAAAGTTATCGATCTGGTTTGTCCATTCGCCAAGGGTGGTAAAGTTGGTCTATTCGGTGGTGCGGGTGTTGGTAAAACCGTAAACATGATGGAATTGATCAACAACATCGCGACTGAGCACTCAGGTCTATCTGTATTCGCAGGTGTTGGTGAGCGTACTCGTGAAGGTAACGATTTCTACTACGAAATGCAGGAAGCTGGCGTTGTAAACGTTGAAGAATTCAGCAAGTCAAAAGTAGCGATGGTTTACGGTCAGATGAATGAGCCTCCAGGTAACAGACTACGTGTTGCTTTGACTGGTTTGACCATGGCGGAAAAATTCCGTGACGAAGGTAAAGACGTTCTATTGTTCGTTGATAACATCTATCGTTACACACTGGCGGGAACCGAAGTATCGGCACTGCTAGGTCGTATGCCTTCTGCGGTGGGTTACCAGCCTACACTGGCTCAGGAAATGGGTGAGTTGCAGGAACGTATTACTTCAACCAAGACCGGTTCTATCACTTCTATCCAAGCGGTATACGTACCGGCGGATGATTTGACCGATCCATCACCAGCAACCACGTTTGCTCACCTGGATTCGACGGTTGTACTTTCTCGTGATATCGCTGCAAAGGGTATTTACCCTGCGGTAGATCCACTGGACTCTACTTCACGTCAGCTAGATCCACTGATCATTGGTCAAGAGCACTATGAAGTTGCTCGTGGCGTTCAGTCAGTGCTTCAGCGTTATAAAGAACTGAAAGACATTATCGCCATCCTGGGTATGGACGAACTGTCTGAAGAAGATAAGCAAACTGTAAACCGTGCACGTAAGATTGAGCGTTTCCTATCTCAGCCTTTCCACGTTGCAGAAGTATTTACCGGCTCTCCCGGTAAGTATGTTTCTTTGAAAGACACTATCTCAAGCTTCAAAGGCCTGTTATCAGGTGAGTACGATCACATTCCAGAGCAAGCGTTCTACATGTGTGGTGGTATTGATGAAGTGCTTGAAAAAGCGAAGTCTATGTAA